TGGAGGAGCTCCAAGGGGTCGATACCAAGACGCCACAGTTCTAGTTTGTACAAGGACATATTTTTAACACAATTCAACTtacaaaatgtttttgtttacttaaCAACTACAGATAGTAAAGGTATTCTAGGCTACTTCTTTGACTTCTTGGCCTTGCCTATGGGAAGAGGTTTGGCCAGCTTCTTGGCTGCGGCCAGCTGCAGCTTGTGGGTGGCGACATTCTTTGTTGAAATCTTCCCTGCCTTGGCGACAACTGGTGTGGGTTTCTTTTTCTGGATTCCGCCAGTACCGGGCTTGCGCTTCAGCTTATCCGCCAAGCTTTCGACGACGCCTTTGGTCTTCTTTTGCGCCTTTTTTGCCGGCACCGGAAgttcctcctcttcctcgtcGCTGTCATCGCTGGCCTGTtcatcgtcctcgtcctcctccacCTCAGACTCATCGTCGCTGGCATCCTCATAATCCTCATCGTCGGAATCCTCGTCGATGGTGGTGCCCAGCAAGTCCTCTAGCTTGGGCGACTTCTGCTTCTTGTCGGACTTGGCTGCCTTGCTGGTTGAGGCCTTAGCTGTCTCTGCCTTTGGAGCATCCTTTGACTTCTTGATTGGCTGCACGAGCAAGTTGGAAAAATCTATGCCCAAGTCCTGGTACTTCTCCTGCAGCTTCTTGATTTTGTTGAGGTTATTCACTGTGCGCTTCTGGCAGGCAGATTCATCCCAGTTGTTCTGCTTTTTGACGCTGCGCTGGGTGGCTTTGGTCACCTCCGAGACGTAGATCTCCTTACCAGCCTGTGGAAATTATATTggtttattttcgttttatgAAGACTTACTACGCATAAACTTACCTTATTCGTCACTTTCTTCAAGGAGGTCCTAAAGTAATTGAAGGCCTGCTTCTCCGGGGGAATGTAGGAGGCCTTGACCACCTTCTGGAACATAAGGTAGTTGTCCATGGTGTCGGCCGCCACCTTGGCCACCTCCGGATACTCAAACTCGACAAAGGCATAGCCCTTGCTGTTGCCGGTACGTAGGGAGCGGGCCAACCGTACACGGAGCACACGGCCGAACTGGCGGAAGTACTGGCGCAGTTGCTGCTCGAAGAATCCGTGCGGTAGGTGCTTCACAATGATCACGCCGCGCTCCGGACCCTTCTCCTTTTGCGGCTTGGCCTTGTCCACCTTTTTCTTCAGCTGAAAAATGGAGGAGGTTTACAGTTACCAGACTGAGTCCATCTGAGCTGTTGTTTTCGTTGGTACGCGCTCTCACCTGCCCGGAAACGACTTCCTTGGGTTTCTGTATTGTTTTAATGGGCGAGGCCTGCTTATCAACCTTCTGGGGCTTGGGCTTCTTTACAGGCGGCATTTTAAATGGtgttatttgtataaaatcaacagtaaaagaataaaatttacaaaaaagcGCCGCACGTGGAGCTCCAAGACATCGGTTttactatcgatatatcgatctTTATTTTCAAACACCGATGTTTGTTAAAAAGATCTTTTTATTTAGTTGTCAAATTGATgtggtaaaaaaatataactttttttaaaattatgttgatataataaagaatattCACTTTCAGTTATCAACAATATCAAACACGGTTAATATCGATAAATTGACGACTTCTATGGTATTTAAGTATTTCAGGCCGTCTGGTCGCACTTAATGTATTTCTTTTGcgcattttttgtttacaacaaCGACACGAAGaaacatttacaaattaaatggaTATATCCGTTTCCTCGCTAAACACCTCCACTCTGGAGGAGGACGAGGTGCGCCTGGGGTATACTCATGATGACATCAAATCGTTTCTCTACAAATCGTCCATAGGCTGGTGGTTTCCATTTGTCGATGAGACCAAAGCCACCAAGCGGGtaaacacaaattaatttaagtttaataagttatAACTAACAAAGTGCATATTGTTGTTTAGCTGCTGGATCAGTTCATGATCTGCTTAACAACCTGCGCTCCGAAGAATCTGAAGGAGCTGCTTGATCTGTTCACGTTGTCCATTATGATGATGACATACCAAAAGGACGATTCCCAACTGATGAAGGAGCGTTTGAACTTTGTCGAAACAGTCAGCCAACTTCCATTCACTCTAGACACAGAAGGGGTTCAATACATTGCCATTGGCTTGCACAAGAGCTTGGTGGATGAAGCGCTGGGAAAGGAGCGCTTGGAACGAGTGCTGGACATTCACGACGCCATTCCCGCTTTGGTGAAGTCCTCGAAGCTGGGCAACGATATCGCGGTGGCCCTTCTGCTCACCATTATGGGGCATTACGCGAAAGTACCAGTCGAATTGGGGAGCAACAATGTAAGCCTAGCCGCTGGTGTTTAGTTATTTCATTAATCTGGTTCAAAATTTGCAGGCGCAGAAGGCCTTCGCATTGGCCAAACTGGTTAATTGGCAGGAGCTGGCGGACAGTGACCGACATGCGGACATGTTTATGCTAATCCGCACTTTCAGCTTAATTATCAACTGTCGCAGCTCGCGTGAAGAGTGTTCCGAGTGGAAGGATCTCAGTGCGGAGATACACAAGTACTTTCTGCAAGTGCGCAAGGCATTTGATAATTCGATGGTCTACGGGGCCTTTGAAATGATGGTCAGTTTTGCATTAATTCCAagggtattatttttatatttcgttTTCTAATTGCAGGTAGAGCGCTTCATTGCATATTGCGTTGTTCGAGGGGCCACAGCAACgtaagtaaaagaaaaacatgtaTATTATGGAATGTTAATCGTTTATTTCCTATACTCAGCCCCCACTTCTGCGACTTTAAGATATGTGAcgatacaaatacaaatacaaccAACGCAGAGGCTTAGAGCCAATTGACCGATTATTTGTTAAGTGTATAGTTTGTACGAGTAAACGTTAAGACAGTGCCTAAAGTATTCTATGTGTATCTGGACATATTAACCATACAGCTGAGATGAAATAAACACACCAAATTACCTAGTTCTTAAACGCAAGGGggagttttaattttaaaataactatGTGTCAATGATGACCTTGACTTTTGTATCGCCCGCCTTTATTGTCATTTCGGCTGGTCCCTCTAAAATCTAAATGTACCTGCCCAGGATGAAATACAGTTTCTTCGTAGCTTTTAattatctttattatttaattttatcttACAAACGCTCATTTATCGGGCTTTATTCAGaatccctttaaaattgtgaaataaaatacaaaactatctcaacgtttttttttagtacCTTTCCTCAGAAAATTGTGATTTTTTGGCGCTCTGGCTGCGGTCACACAGAACGCCCGACGGCACGTGTTGACTGcatttaaaaagcttttttaaCAACATTTGGCAGGAGTTGCAGTGGCCGAGCCAGTCGCAGTAGTTGCTCAGCATGTTCTACCTAATCGGCCTCGGCCTTGGCGACCTCAAGGACATCACGGTCAAGGGTCTGGAGATAGTGAAACAGTGCAGTCGTGTGTACCTGGAGATGTACACTTCGATTCTGGGCTGCAGCCTTGAGGATATGGTAGGTATCCCTTGACACATGTTGCCCCCACTCTCACTCACTCGCCCGTGCTTCCGCAGCAAGAGTTCTACGggcggccgctgctgctggcggaCCGCGACCTGGTGGAGCAGGGCGCTGACGAGATCCTGGCAGGCGCTGGAGAGTCCGACGTGGCTCTGCTGGTGGTGGGGGATCCGTTCGGGGCCACCACCCACACAGACTTCATATTGCGCGCCAAGGAGAAGAACATCCCCTACAAGGTCGTGCACAACGCCTCCATCATGAACGCAGTGGGCTGCTGCGGCCTCCAGCTATACAAATTCGGCGAGACGGTGTCCATTCCGTACTGGGACGAGACCTGGAAGCCCGACAGCTTCTACGACAAGATCAAGCTGAACCGCCTGCACAACATGCACACGCTGTGCCTGCTGGACATCAAGGTGAAGGAGCCCACGCCAGAGTCCCTGATGCGCAAGCGCAAGGAGTATATGCCGCCGCGCTTCATGAGCGTGGCAGAGGCAGCCCACCAGCTGCTTGCCATCGTGGAGAAGAAGGACGCCCTGGAGCGGAACACGGTTCTCAACGAGCAGTCACTGTGCGTGGGTCTGGCCCGCGTCGGCCAAGAGTCGCAGCAGATTGCTGTGACCACGCTGCTCGAGATGCGATCCACCGACATGGGCGGACCGTTGCACTCGCTCATCATTCCCGCCAAGGAGATGCACCCGCTGGAGGTGGAATTCCTGCAGCAGTACGCCAGCCTGAAGCTGGACGACTACAACCATTAATTAACCGCTGCAAGTTACCTATTTAAGTGTCTAGGAAATGTCTGTGCATGCATCTGAATTGAATTTACGAAGCTAGAAGCTGGCAGCTGTAAGCTCGAGGCTCTGCCTGTGCAAGGAAGGAAAGTGATATCGCTTGATGCCACCCgtatacgtatgtatgtagcCCGCCGGTCCTCCGGCAATTGAAATAAAACCGCATTCACCCATCGTACATTATCGGGGGCTTTAATGGGGGGCCGCACATCAGTAGTAGAGGCCTCGCATGCGGCGTGAGGATCCCTGGCGGTCGTATAGCATGTTGAACTTGTTCACAAAGTGGTGCATGTCGTTGCAGCCCTTGGTGAGGGTGCCCAGATAGCTGATCAGTCCGACGTCGTTGCACTGCGTATAGAACTCCTCCTGGAAGGCGGGTACCTGCATTACGGGCAGCCGGTGGCACAGGGCGTAGGCCTCGCGTAGAATCTCTTGGTTCGCCCGCAGCTTGCCGGCCTCGACGTCCCGAATGTACTGCAGCACGATCTTGATGCGCGTGTTCAGCATCTTGATGGCGCTGTCCTGGGCCACCAGATGCTCGGCCACCACACTCTTCTCGCCAGACTCGTTGGAGGTCATGCGTGCCACATGGTCCACTCCGATGCGCTCTGCCTCCTCTGTGGCCAGTGTGTATGTGAGGGGCACAAACAGCATGGTGGCCTCGCCGTCCACCAGGTCAATGAGCGATTCGAACAGCTTCAATGGGAGGTGGTCAACGCTCCGGGAAAGCGGATTGAGCTGCAGCAAGATGGGACACTCGTTGATGGCGGCGATCTGTTTCTGGATCTTTATGTCATCCGCCGTGGGGTTCTCGCCGGTTGTGTACCAGCCTATAAAGTCGAGATCGCTGAAAACCTGTGAAAGTACACGATTATAGAGTGATTTTGGCAACGGAAGATTTTGACATTATCCACCTGCTTgtactgctgctccttcttGTTGTAATAGTCCTTGTTGATCACCGTTTCATCCCCGATTACGTCCGTCTTGAGCTCGAATGAGTTCATAATCTCAATGTTGCGCCCCTTCTGCTTGCCAATTATGGCTCCGTACACCTGACGCGGCTCGCCGTGCTGTGCCCGGAAGCGCGTCCAGTGCTCCGATATATTCATTATGACCAGCGGATGCAGCGAAATGGTCACCGAACCGCTGGTGCCCGGCGCAGCCATGATATTTCCCTTGGGCGGCTGCTCCGTCGCTGGATTTTGGTTTGGGGTCGGATCCTGTGAGTTGGTGGCGCCGCCGGAGGCTGACGAGGTGCTCGGCTTGGCCGACAGGTCCACATCCACTTCCATTTGCTCCATGCTGTCAGGCGGCTCTCGATTAATCGTAGTTAGCGGTAAAAAGTCACcttaaattctttttgttcttttgtttgattatagagctagtgtgaccgtaaGCTGCCCGATAAAAAATGCCCCTATAATCGTCATCACTGAACTAGTTCAGACGGTACGAATAATACTTCGCTAGTTCGCGAGACACAGTAAAGGGTTGCCAGACTGACTGCAAGACCgttattaattttgaaattgttcgtttctttaatttttactttaaacttaaattgatATCGAAACTGTTAATTACATTTATggaattcaaataatttaaattgaatttcatttcgCATTTCACACATGACATATTATCGCtagcttttaaattattttgcagCTGTTGCTTTAGTTTAAAGAATATGCTTTTGATTTATCGCCTACTGGTATTACTCGTTTTCCATTTCAACACTTTTAATAGCAGTAGAACGGAATTTGTTATTATTCAGAACTTATGCTAGTGCCATTATTGATTTCCTATGTCGACACTTTAAAAGTCGTGCTTAAGCCTTTGCTTTGTGCCTTTGGCAAGAAAGAAGTTTTATCAATTCCGGTATTTCCGATCGGATTTTCTATTGTCAGCTCTTGGAATTTATTGATCTCTTCCGCCACAGTGACCCTGCCTTGTCCCCCTCCCCTAGTTGCTTAGAACGCAGAGGCAGTTATTCTGGCAACAAAAGCCActtggttggttttttaaaatttgtctTTTCTTCGCTTTTATTTGTCTTCGCTTTTAATTTCGTGCTCGCGCCGTATTTGTTCGTGCGAATTTTGTAAGTTAGACTAGTTGGCTTAGgactacaaatatttaacattaacATTTAACAGGCTATTTACAAATCGTCTATACACAATTACAATTATCTCTTATGACTACGGGCGGGCAGCCAGGCGCCCTTTTCAATTAAATCTAAACGCGTTTCGTTTGTGAGGTTCTAGAATTAGGCGACTTACACTCTAGGCAGATCTCGAAAAGTGACCCAGTTTGTTGTACAGTTCCACATGCGGATACAGAAAGTACAGAATGCAGAAGCGGCTGGCTGGATGCAGCGGCAAGGGCAAGCAAAGCGGTCAAGCAAAGCTGGCCAGAGGCTGGGGGGGACGATCagattgcgcatacgccccgtgttCGCCTGTTCCTGTTCATCGATCGGTCGTCAGCCGGCGCTTCTCTGTGTGTGCATGCTTGTGTTTATGGCTCTTAAGCTTAGCTTAGCGTTAGTTGAAACCTTTGTACCAAAACTACTTCAAACGTTTCATCCGTTTTTCGTCTGTTGCCAACACCAATCTGTTTTCAGTTTACACATTATTACAAGTAGTTCCCCCTGTCGAGCTGAGTCCGTTTTAGTGGGCTTTCAGCTTCTGCATTGCCATCgccgtgttgttgttgctgtccgCCTTGGAGGtgagctgttgctgctgctgctgctccagttgCTGCTGCGCAGCCTTGGACTTCCTGTAGCTCTGCATGTAGAAGTTCATGAAGAGGCAGAAGAAAATGGAGGCgttcagcaggagcagggccgAGATGAACTTGGAGAACTGACACTGGTTGCTGAAGAGGGCACGGGTGGTGTGAACAATGCACAGCACGAACTGGGCCTGTAGAagacacaaaataaatataattataagtatattaaatatattttttagatgaGCTAACCCTTTCCCTATCCTATTCAAATCTATGATGTAACTGTGATCTGCAGTGCCTAATCATACGTATTTTGTTATAGAGCTTGTGGGAATCATACGGTA
Above is a genomic segment from Drosophila kikkawai strain 14028-0561.14 chromosome 3R, DkikHiC1v2, whole genome shotgun sequence containing:
- the Dph5 gene encoding diphthine methyl ester synthase, with protein sequence MFYLIGLGLGDLKDITVKGLEIVKQCSRVYLEMYTSILGCSLEDMQEFYGRPLLLADRDLVEQGADEILAGAGESDVALLVVGDPFGATTHTDFILRAKEKNIPYKVVHNASIMNAVGCCGLQLYKFGETVSIPYWDETWKPDSFYDKIKLNRLHNMHTLCLLDIKVKEPTPESLMRKRKEYMPPRFMSVAEAAHQLLAIVEKKDALERNTVLNEQSLCVGLARVGQESQQIAVTTLLEMRSTDMGGPLHSLIIPAKEMHPLEVEFLQQYASLKLDDYNH
- the CSN6 gene encoding COP9 signalosome complex subunit 6 produces the protein MEQMEVDVDLSAKPSTSSASGGATNSQDPTPNQNPATEQPPKGNIMAAPGTSGSVTISLHPLVIMNISEHWTRFRAQHGEPRQVYGAIIGKQKGRNIEIMNSFELKTDVIGDETVINKDYYNKKEQQYKQVFSDLDFIGWYTTGENPTADDIKIQKQIAAINECPILLQLNPLSRSVDHLPLKLFESLIDLVDGEATMLFVPLTYTLATEEAERIGVDHVARMTSNESGEKSVVAEHLVAQDSAIKMLNTRIKIVLQYIRDVEAGKLRANQEILREAYALCHRLPVMQVPAFQEEFYTQCNDVGLISYLGTLTKGCNDMHHFVNKFNMLYDRQGSSRRMRGLYY
- the LOC108084225 gene encoding MKI67 FHA domain-interacting nucleolar phosphoprotein, giving the protein MPPVKKPKPQKVDKQASPIKTIQKPKEVVSGQLKKKVDKAKPQKEKGPERGVIIVKHLPHGFFEQQLRQYFRQFGRVLRVRLARSLRTGNSKGYAFVEFEYPEVAKVAADTMDNYLMFQKVVKASYIPPEKQAFNYFRTSLKKVTNKAGKEIYVSEVTKATQRSVKKQNNWDESACQKRTVNNLNKIKKLQEKYQDLGIDFSNLLVQPIKKSKDAPKAETAKASTSKAAKSDKKQKSPKLEDLLGTTIDEDSDDEDYEDASDDESEVEEDEDDEQASDDSDEEEEELPVPAKKAQKKTKGVVESLADKLKRKPGTGGIQKKKPTPVVAKAGKISTKNVATHKLQLAAAKKLAKPLPIGKAKKSKK
- the LOC108084228 gene encoding uncharacterized protein: MDISVSSLNTSTLEEDEVRLGYTHDDIKSFLYKSSIGWWFPFVDETKATKRLLDQFMICLTTCAPKNLKELLDLFTLSIMMMTYQKDDSQLMKERLNFVETVSQLPFTLDTEGVQYIAIGLHKSLVDEALGKERLERVLDIHDAIPALVKSSKLGNDIAVALLLTIMGHYAKVPVELGSNNAQKAFALAKLVNWQELADSDRHADMFMLIRTFSLIINCRSSREECSEWKDLSAEIHKYFLQVRKAFDNSMVYGAFEMMVERFIAYCVVRGATATPHFCDFKICDDTNTNTTNAEA